The Paenibacillus pabuli DNA segment GGAACATCCCGGGTTCGCCGAGGAAATTGACCGATTCAAGCCCGAAAAAATTCAGGGCAATGTTGGCAAAGCCAAGCCGCGGTGCCAGAAACAGCATGATAATGGATACCATGACGACCGTCGAGATGAAATAAGGTGCGAACGATACGAGCTGTACGAATTTTTTGAACTTTGTGCTCCGCACCTCATTAATCATGAGGGCTAATAGGATTGGAATCGGGAATCCTGCCAGCAGCAAATATCCACTCAATATGATCGTGTTCTTCACCAGTGTCCAAAATAACGGATTTTCGAAGAACAGACGGAAGTTTTGCAGCCCTACCCAGGGACTTCCCCAAATGCCTTTAATGACGTTATAGTCCTTAAAAGCAAGGACCGCATTAATCATCGGGTAATACTTGAAAATGAGAAAAAACAGTAAGGGCGGAATAACCAGCAGGTGCAGTTGCCAGTGCTTCCTCATTTTCTTGCGGGCATTGCTCCATAAGCTCGTTTCTTTTCTCTGTGGCAATGACCTGTGATTCACAACGACTTCCTTCTCCAGAACAACCCCCCCTGACTTAGTCTGTGATGTGCAATGATGATAGCGCTTTCTGCAAGTTGATCATAGCGGATGGGGATGTCTTCTTAACAGGTACAATTGAGCGGTAGAGCGTACAGTTATCCTTTTTTAGGGGGCACAAACCAGCGTCAGAACGGCCATTTCTCCATTTAAACCACTAGAATGCAATAAAAAGACCGCATCGTCCCCTCGGACAACACGGCCATAAGACCAGAATGATTTCATTCGTTGGGAGTCTGTCTAAATACGCTGGGAGAAATACCGTTCAATCGTTTAAAGGCGCGCCGGAAGGAATGTGAACTGTTGTACCCACTCTTGCTGCTATTTCGTCCACGGTATAATTACTATCCCTTAACAGGATCATCGCCTGATCCATTCGCACTTTGATCAGATGATCAGAAAAATTAACCCCCGTATACTCCTTGAACAGTTGGGAAATGTATTTTTCAGGCCGCTCGACGTGTTCGGCGACGCGATACAGGGTAAGCTCGGCATCCGAATACATCTCTGCGGTATATGCTTTGATCTGTTTAACGATTTGACTATGGACATCCTTCTTCTTGTTTGCAATCAGTCCACACAGCTCTTCCATAATTGCGTACAATTCAGACTTGACGGTTTCAAGCGGCTCTGAAGCCCCAATGTCAATAACCCGCCGTTTGACGTTCTCAATGGAATCGTATTCCGTAAATGCCTTTTGATCAAGCAGCTTGATAAAGGTTCCCTTCATCTCGCCAATCAGTTGATGTTTCATTTCCATGGATAACTCTCGCTGCTCCATGTTCTGAACCATGATTGCTTCAACAATCCGCTTGGCCTCCTCAAGCTCTCCGGCCCGGATCGTCGTAATCAGCCGCTGCTCCGAGTCGAGCGGATAATAATAGGTTGTATTTTCGGTCTGGGCTTCACTGCTCCATATCATGCCCCTCTCGTTCATGTAGATGGCATATTCAAGTGCCTGATTGGCTTGGTCGAAGGAAACACTGACCTCCGTCACGGACGAGAAGTGATCGCCGAATCCCGACTGGATGGTGATCCGGTATTCATTAAACACAACCTGTGCCAGATTCTCCATGGTCTGCGTAATATCTTCTACGGTACGTTGGGTGTCCGATTCCTCATCCGTGGAGAAAAATAAAGTGGCCACTTTATCTGATCCCCAATCGGTCATCAGTACATTAACTCCAAGGTCGCTCAGGGCCTGCTTCAGCAGCAGCCGAGAAGCATTCAGCTCATTCAGGACTTCAACGTTATCCATGCTGCCATAACCTTTGATCTGAACGAGACCGGCATATCCCGCTCCCTGATGCAAACGGATATCTGCCTGTTCGGCAGCCGAAAGGATTTCGTCCCGCGATTTGAACTCACCTGATATCAGGCGCTTCAGAAACGCGTCCCTTACAAGTGGCAGCTGGCGATTCAACTCTGACTCCAGCAGCTTGTTCTTGGTGATCATATCCGCGATGTTTCCACTCAGAAAATCGAACTCATTCCTGGATGTCCCGTCATCTCTCCCGAACTGTTCCTTCATCACACTAAGCAATCGATTGATCGGTGCGCTATGACGATAGGCAAGCACAAGCCCAACGACCAGTCCGATGAATAGCGTTCCTCCAGTAATGAGCATACTCATCTTCTTGATTTTGTTCGCATTTTCGAGAAGAAGGTCACGCGGTATTCCCGCCTGGTACACCCAGCCGTTTGAATCCGATTGCGTCGTGATGACCAGATCATCCTCATAGAACTGACTAACCTTGCTTGAGTCGAAATTCGGATCAGAGATCATCTTGGCCATCTCAGGTTCTCCGCTGCCCTTCAAGGCAATTGTTTTCCCTTCTGCATCGCTGATGTGAACCCAGCCGCCATATCGATCCGTCAAACTGGACAGCAGCCCTACGATCATTTTCTCATCAATAACAACGACAGCTACCGCTGGCGAGGAATTGTTGAAGCTGTCCAGAGGCAGGGACTGCATATATGTAATGACCGAAGTTTGCTGGCCTCTGCTGACATAGGAACTGAGCGGCTTGATCTGACTCCGATGCATTTGTTTTAATACTTGATTCATCCATTCCTCCAGGGATAGATCTGTATAATGAAAATCGGCATAATAATGATTCGGCCTGTAGGAGGAACCCGGGGTAAGAATTAAATTATAATTGGCTAAATAAATATAATAATTTTGCAGGAAATCATTCGTCTGTCCAAACGTCAGCACATTCTCCATGGCTCGCCATATGCCATATACATTCGTTTCGTTATCCCTTTCATTCATTAGGACGTTCAGTTCCTGATTCACGGCAAGCTGTCTGGTAAAACCTTCGACTTCAGCCATGCGCCGTTCCAATATTTCTTGGCCCTTCTCAAGCTGAGTAATCCCATTCTCAATGGAAATGGACTGCGTTACCGAGATCGAAGTCCGATAAGACATGTAGCCACCAATGCTGGGTATGACCAAAATGATGACATATGAAATGAGAAATTTCCGAAAAACACTGGAATTCCGAATGGGCAACCCCTCCCTCGCCGAGTTATTGGTAGCGCTATCATAATCACAGATTATATCATTTTTTGGCTTAGTCAAATGTTTTCTTCCTTTGCAGCAGCTCATTCGTTACTCTTCACTGATGCAGCATAGGTTTTCACAAAATTATTCATGAAGAAGGGGACCATATGGTCCCCTTCTCACTTACACTATATTTCAGCCTATTCCACCCATTGTTCTCCGCCACCTGCAGCACGCTTCGATACATGATCAACGGACGCTTCTTCAATATCTCCGAAAGCCCAATGTGAAGGTGAAACATCCTTCCACTGAGGCTGCGAAACTCCAGTAAGCGGTCCTCTTCCCAACGCCCGGTTAATGACAACAACGGCTTCCGCTCGTGTCAACTCAGCATTCGGCCGGAAGGTGCCATCCTTGTAACCCGTCAGAATTCCCAGGCCTTGAGCTTTCAGAATGGCTTCCTTAGCCCAATGACTGCCGATATCAGAGAATCCGCCACCCGCCTTGGCGGTATCCGGAGCCAGGCTCACAGCCAGACTTGCCATCTCTGCACGGGTCAATGACTGGTTCGGTTTAAATGTACCATCCTTGTAACCTTGCATCAGTCCCATCTTCGCAGCCTTGTCGATGGCTTCTGCTGCCCAATGGGAAGAATCCACATCACTGAATGTGACACCTGATGGTGCAGCATCTTTTTCGTATACTTTGGCGAGTAGGGTTGCCATCTCTGCGCGGGTGATCTTGTTATTCGGTTTAAACAGGCCGTCCTTATAACCGTTCATATACGCCTCATGCCGAGTCGTCTGATCATCCGGGTTCCCGGCAGGTTCCTCTCCCGTACCTGTTTCCGGAGCAGGATTAACCGGAGGCTGTACAACAGGAGTTGACGGTCCACCTGGATTGGAAGGTACAGCAGGCCCTGATGGATTGGTTGGATTGGTTGGATTGGTTGGATTCGTTGGCCCGCTGTCCCCAGCAGCAATCGTGAATTTCAGTTGATCCGTGAGCATGAGCTCACCGGACTTTTTAACAGCCTTCAGCGTATGCACACCACCTGTCATACCCGATATGCTGTATATCTCCTGCCCATTTTTACGTCCCTGACTGTACGTGTCCACCGTTTGCACGAGGTTTCCATCGATGTAGATCTCCACCTCACCCTGCTGTGGCCCTGTAGGAGTAATCATACTTATGCCGGTACCTTTGAAGACATACTCAAAGGAATCACCATTTACCGCCGAATAATGAACATCATTGAGGTAATCGCCGCCAAAAACAAAACGGAGGTTCAACGTGCCGAGAGGTTGCGCAGCAAGATAGGATTTTTTGAGCATCACCTTATCCCCTGATACCTCATAGTCGGTTCCCTTAACCAGCTCGTGTGACCCATTCATAATCTTCTTGAAACTTTCCGGTTCCTGTAAAAGGGTCACTTCAATATCGGCTTTCGCAGATTCAGCTTTGTCAAAAACAGCGCTCACCGGCTCTATGATATTGGGAATCTCCACCTTAAGAAAGTCAAGCAGCATGAACCGTCCCGACTTTTTCACGGCTTTAAGTGTGTGCAGTCCATCTGGCAGCCCTGAAATACTATAAACCTTTTGCTGTGCCAAACGTCCGTCACGGTAAGCACTTACCGTTTCCTTGAACTCACCATCCACGTAAATATCCATGTCACCCTGGGACGGATCGACTTCCGTAAAAAACTGAATACCGGTTCCCCTAAATTCGTACTCAAAATAATCGCCATTCTGCTCGGCGTAATGCACATCATCCTTATAGTCGCCAAATGCCCTACCTGTGCTGCGTGACCAATTGCCGCTATACTTAATTGCGGGATCGTCGTTATTAATCATGGCAAATCGGATTCCTGAAGTATCAATAACCTTAATCGCCAGCGTCTGAGGATCACCCGCCCTAAATACCACGTTTAACTTCGTTGTCCCCACGGGCAGCTGTCTGAGGTATTGTTTCTTGATCGTTAACGTGTTGTCAACGACATCATAGTCATCTTCGCCGAGATGACCCCCATCATACTCCACACCAGTTAACGTATTGCCGTTCAGGTTTAACGTGACTTTTACATCTGTCTGCTGATCCACTGCCTTGTCGAAGTCTGCAGCAGTTGGAATTATTGTACTGTTCTGCCCAACAGCCTCTTTTTCCCTGATTACCTTGAGTGCATCCAGAAGCATGTATTGGCCCGATGCCTTAACAACCTTCAGGGTGTGTGTTCCACTTGGCAGATCTGTGTTGCTGTACAATACCTGCTGAACTTCCCTTTCTCCATCGGTATACGCACTTACCAGTTCTGCCTCTCCATTATCGAGAATAATGCTCATATCTCCCTGCTCTCGATGCTTCTCTGTCAGCAGCTCGATGCCTGTGCCTGTGAACGTGTATTCAAAATAGTCGCCGTCTTTTTCCGTATAATGCACATCATCATTGAAGTCTCCGAAACTTCTGCCGGCATTCGAATTCCATGAACCTGTGTATTGTATCTCACTGTCGTCATCGTTGACGTAGACCACCTCGGTAACCGTGGCATCGTCTCCTGAAAAGGAAGGTACAGCAGCCGGTTCATCTGCCACATTGGAATCGCTTGCTGTATCCGCATTCGCTCTCTCATTGCCTGTGGAATCTTGAATCGCTATGCTCAGGTCCTGCGAACCCTCTAATTGCTCCTTGCCTCCATTTCGCTTCCAATCTCCGTTATAGCGCATACCTGTATCATCGTCATTCACAGTCGATGTTCCGCTCAGTGCCTTGACCTTTAGCATTCGTGAAGCATGAGGCTCCAATAAACCACTGCTGAATCCTTCGTTAAAGGTACCCAGTTCGGAATGGCTCCACAGGTCACGGACGGACGCCGATCCTTCCAGACCGATATCGCTCCAATTGACGTTGACCTCAGCACTCCGGTTACCCAAGTTAAACAGAGCCACACTGTACGTTCCGTCCCCGTTATTGGCATACCATACCTGCTGCTGGGTATCAATCGATACCGGATGGGCCGGACGTCCAGCCTGATTGACAGCAATCACTTCGTCATTGGTAAGAAGTTCAAGTCCATAGCTGTCCAGCCTGGTCATGTCATTCCCTGTATACAACGGCGCAGAGGAGATCGCCCAGAATGTCATGGCCGTTTTTCGCTCATCCTTGGTGAGCCCATCCATGGAACCATTGCCAACGTTTAGTGAGTCAAAATCATTCCATCCGCCAGGCCCTGCATCACGCCACCAAAGTGCGGCGATCGGAAACAGGCGTGCAATATTAGCCCACTGTGTCAGACCCACATTGCTGTCGTACGCTTCGACATCCCAGTCGATACGCCAGCCGTTGCCGTGTTTTTTCCAGAAATCCACGTAGTTGTGGTCCAGTGCCCATGAAAGCTCGAACCAGATATTATGCCTTGCCAAAGCCTTGGACCAAGCCTCCACATCTCCCCGTGCATCCCGGCTCAGATTGTTAATTCCTGATCCTGGAGTCACGCTGTCGAATTTGACAAAGTTAATACCCCACTCGCCCAGAAGATCAGCGATGGAATCAATGTACTTCTGAGCACATGGATTTGAGAAATCAATCTTGTAGGTATACGCATTCCAAGCATCCATCACGGTAAGCGGCTGATATGCAATATCCTGCATTCGGCAAGCTCCGCCCGTCCCATAAATCTCAAGGTTTTTGTTGTATGCATCAATAGATAAACCGGGAATCAAATAGATTCCGATCTTCTGACCATTGTTATGAACATAATCAATGACCTCCTGGAATCCGTTCGGGTACAGCTCTTTGTTAGGAATCGGTCTTCCGTATTCATCATTATCTCCGTTCCATCCCGCATCAATGTTGATATATTCATAGCCATGGGCCTGTAACTTCTCTCGCATGGCATCCGATTGCTTCTTGATGCTCTCCGCGGATGTCCATTTTACGGAAGGGTCATACACCTGCATACTGTAGCTGCTCCAGCCCATGTACGGTTTCTCGGCCAATGTTGTATCTGCCGCCGCTTCAACCACACGACCTTTGGTTCCTGTAAAACCAAACTGAACTGCTGCAATGATGAACACCAGAAGAGCCATCGCCATCCTTTTACCCATTCGTTTCAAATCATCCCTACCCCCTCTGAAATAGTGAAATTAAATCCATAATGGTAGCGCTTTCCTTACGAGAAAAGAATAGTGGATGTACTATTTTCAAGATAGGTACAATTCGGAATTTTGCGTACATTTCACCTTGAAAGCAGGGGTACAACAGCCATAGAACAGGCATTTCTCCATATGGCAATGGATCTGTATCTAAAGAAAATCGGAATGGATGTCCTAGGGCTTCCACAGACGTCGCAGATTAAGCAACATTGACTGGCGGCAGAAGATGTCGCCTGTTCGAAAGATGTTCTAAAGCACAGCTTTATTAAACGCAAACAGACCACCGGTATCTAAGATACCGGTGGTCTCATGATCAAAACAGTCATTCCGAAAGTCAGCGATCCGAAGTCACAAAGCAAATATCAAGCTGGCTCCTCTGGTATCGCACCCGTGTGGTCGGCAAGTTGCACTCTACCGATTGACTGTAGAAGCGAGGTCGTTTTTGTAAAAAGTGCCAAACCCCTGGTCCTTGCCCAAGCTTCGAATCTCTTGAACAAACT contains these protein-coding regions:
- a CDS encoding X2-like carbohydrate binding domain-containing protein — translated: MGKRMAMALLVFIIAAVQFGFTGTKGRVVEAAADTTLAEKPYMGWSSYSMQVYDPSVKWTSAESIKKQSDAMREKLQAHGYEYINIDAGWNGDNDEYGRPIPNKELYPNGFQEVIDYVHNNGQKIGIYLIPGLSIDAYNKNLEIYGTGGACRMQDIAYQPLTVMDAWNAYTYKIDFSNPCAQKYIDSIADLLGEWGINFVKFDSVTPGSGINNLSRDARGDVEAWSKALARHNIWFELSWALDHNYVDFWKKHGNGWRIDWDVEAYDSNVGLTQWANIARLFPIAALWWRDAGPGGWNDFDSLNVGNGSMDGLTKDERKTAMTFWAISSAPLYTGNDMTRLDSYGLELLTNDEVIAVNQAGRPAHPVSIDTQQQVWYANNGDGTYSVALFNLGNRSAEVNVNWSDIGLEGSASVRDLWSHSELGTFNEGFSSGLLEPHASRMLKVKALSGTSTVNDDDTGMRYNGDWKRNGGKEQLEGSQDLSIAIQDSTGNERANADTASDSNVADEPAAVPSFSGDDATVTEVVYVNDDDSEIQYTGSWNSNAGRSFGDFNDDVHYTEKDGDYFEYTFTGTGIELLTEKHREQGDMSIILDNGEAELVSAYTDGEREVQQVLYSNTDLPSGTHTLKVVKASGQYMLLDALKVIREKEAVGQNSTIIPTAADFDKAVDQQTDVKVTLNLNGNTLTGVEYDGGHLGEDDYDVVDNTLTIKKQYLRQLPVGTTKLNVVFRAGDPQTLAIKVIDTSGIRFAMINNDDPAIKYSGNWSRSTGRAFGDYKDDVHYAEQNGDYFEYEFRGTGIQFFTEVDPSQGDMDIYVDGEFKETVSAYRDGRLAQQKVYSISGLPDGLHTLKAVKKSGRFMLLDFLKVEIPNIIEPVSAVFDKAESAKADIEVTLLQEPESFKKIMNGSHELVKGTDYEVSGDKVMLKKSYLAAQPLGTLNLRFVFGGDYLNDVHYSAVNGDSFEYVFKGTGISMITPTGPQQGEVEIYIDGNLVQTVDTYSQGRKNGQEIYSISGMTGGVHTLKAVKKSGELMLTDQLKFTIAAGDSGPTNPTNPTNPTNPSGPAVPSNPGGPSTPVVQPPVNPAPETGTGEEPAGNPDDQTTRHEAYMNGYKDGLFKPNNKITRAEMATLLAKVYEKDAAPSGVTFSDVDSSHWAAEAIDKAAKMGLMQGYKDGTFKPNQSLTRAEMASLAVSLAPDTAKAGGGFSDIGSHWAKEAILKAQGLGILTGYKDGTFRPNAELTRAEAVVVINRALGRGPLTGVSQPQWKDVSPSHWAFGDIEEASVDHVSKRAAGGGEQWVE
- a CDS encoding ABC transporter permease, yielding MRKHWQLHLLVIPPLLFFLIFKYYPMINAVLAFKDYNVIKGIWGSPWVGLQNFRLFFENPLFWTLVKNTIILSGYLLLAGFPIPILLALMINEVRSTKFKKFVQLVSFAPYFISTVVMVSIIMLFLAPRLGFANIALNFFGLESVNFLGEPGMFRSIYVWSDIWQTAGYSAVIYLAALAGIDPTLYEAAKVDGASRFQKIRHVDLPGLVPTIVIILILNVGNVMAIGFEKVYLLQNPLNLANSEIIATYVYSIGLLNANYSFATAVGLFNSLINLVLLVTVNGLAKRVTNNSIW
- a CDS encoding helix-turn-helix domain-containing protein is translated as MTKPKNDIICDYDSATNNSAREGLPIRNSSVFRKFLISYVIILVIPSIGGYMSYRTSISVTQSISIENGITQLEKGQEILERRMAEVEGFTRQLAVNQELNVLMNERDNETNVYGIWRAMENVLTFGQTNDFLQNYYIYLANYNLILTPGSSYRPNHYYADFHYTDLSLEEWMNQVLKQMHRSQIKPLSSYVSRGQQTSVITYMQSLPLDSFNNSSPAVAVVVIDEKMIVGLLSSLTDRYGGWVHISDAEGKTIALKGSGEPEMAKMISDPNFDSSKVSQFYEDDLVITTQSDSNGWVYQAGIPRDLLLENANKIKKMSMLITGGTLFIGLVVGLVLAYRHSAPINRLLSVMKEQFGRDDGTSRNEFDFLSGNIADMITKNKLLESELNRQLPLVRDAFLKRLISGEFKSRDEILSAAEQADIRLHQGAGYAGLVQIKGYGSMDNVEVLNELNASRLLLKQALSDLGVNVLMTDWGSDKVATLFFSTDEESDTQRTVEDITQTMENLAQVVFNEYRITIQSGFGDHFSSVTEVSVSFDQANQALEYAIYMNERGMIWSSEAQTENTTYYYPLDSEQRLITTIRAGELEEAKRIVEAIMVQNMEQRELSMEMKHQLIGEMKGTFIKLLDQKAFTEYDSIENVKRRVIDIGASEPLETVKSELYAIMEELCGLIANKKKDVHSQIVKQIKAYTAEMYSDAELTLYRVAEHVERPEKYISQLFKEYTGVNFSDHLIKVRMDQAMILLRDSNYTVDEIAARVGTTVHIPSGAPLND